GCGATCCAGCTCAAGCAGCTCCAGCGATTCATCCAGCTCGTCGTCCTCATCATCGAGTGATACCGATCGCAGTGAGAAGAACCGACGTAgaggtggtgctggtggtggtgcagCTGGAAAAGACAATTCTCGCTCGCCGCGCAGAGCTACCAAATCACCACGCGCCAATAGCAAGGCTCGCAAGGATCCGGAACGTACGGAACGTGAGCGCGATCGCGTGCAACGCAGCCGCACCCGATCCAGAGATCGTGCACGTCGAACCTCCAACGATCGGGCAGGCGCTGCAGGCGAAGTAAATAATGTGAAGCGTGATCGTTCCCGCTCCACTAGCCGGTCCCGTTCTCCGCGTCGTCGTGGCGGTGCCGGCCGTGGCACAGTCGAACGTACACCACCGCCAAAGAGACGTGAACGCTCGCGTTCCCGCAGTCGTACCCGTACTCGGTCGCCCACACCGAAGCCGGTGCGTATTCACGTGGGCCGACTGACTCGCAACGTTAACAAGGATCATGTGCTGGAGATATTTAGCAGTTTTGGCACTGTGAAGAATGTGGAGTTTCCAACGGATCGCTTCCATCCAAATTTTGGACGCGGTATGGCCTATGTTGAGTACGCAACGCACGAGGATTGCGAGTCAGCTATGAAGCACATGGACGGAGGTCAAATTGATGGACAGGAAATTACAGTATCGCCAGTTGTTGTCGCTAAACAGCGACCGCCAATGAGACGACCATCGCCACAGATGCGCCGTCCACAAGGTGGACGCTGGCGTTCCCCGCCGCAATTTAATCGGTTCAACAATCGCGGTGGTGGCGGAGGTGGTGGTCGCCGGAACTCTCCACCGCGAGGACGTCGATCTCCACGACGACGCTCACGCTCGCCAATAAGACGCCGACGTC
The genomic region above belongs to Drosophila innubila isolate TH190305 chromosome 3R unlocalized genomic scaffold, UK_Dinn_1.0 2_E_3R, whole genome shotgun sequence and contains:
- the LOC117791292 gene encoding RNA-binding protein with serine-rich domain 1-B produces the protein MARARSPTAEGEKENKEKDVKEKDAKAATSNSSRRERERKRRGSASSSSDSSRSSSGSSSSRSSSGSDSRSSSSSSSDSSSSSSSSSSDTDRSEKNRRRGGAGGGAAGKDNSRSPRRATKSPRANSKARKDPERTERERDRVQRSRTRSRDRARRTSNDRAGAAGEVNNVKRDRSRSTSRSRSPRRRGGAGRGTVERTPPPKRRERSRSRSRTRTRSPTPKPVRIHVGRLTRNVNKDHVLEIFSSFGTVKNVEFPTDRFHPNFGRGMAYVEYATHEDCESAMKHMDGGQIDGQEITVSPVVVAKQRPPMRRPSPQMRRPQGGRWRSPPQFNRFNNRGGGGGGGRRNSPPRGRRSPRRRSRSPIRRRRRSNSSDSSR